From one Mya arenaria isolate MELC-2E11 chromosome 4, ASM2691426v1 genomic stretch:
- the LOC128231709 gene encoding sodium/glucose cotransporter 4-like, with product MQSKHISHWGDILVLAAYFCAVLLVGVWSLCRKQRGTVRSYFLAGGSMSWIPVGASLFSSNIGSEHFIGLAGTGAASGFAIVIYEWLAMPLLIVLGWIFVPVYVSAGVYTMPEYMAKRFGGQRIRLYLSVLAMVLYILTKLAVSIFAGALFIQLSMGWNMYLSIAVLLVVTGLFTILGGLSAVIYTDTFQTVVMLIGALIMAAIGFNKIGGYSNLQPLYMNATASLRNANNTCGNPRDDAFHVLRDAVTSDIPWLGTVLHMLFGSMWYFCCDQVIVQRSLAARSLSHAKAGSLLCAYLKILPMFIMIMPGMISRILYPDEIGCVLPEECERHCGNPVGCSNIAYPKLVLELLPAGLRGLLVAVMLSAIMSSLTSIFNSASTLFSIDIWPRLRKGASQRELLIVGR from the exons ATGCAGTCAAAACACATCTCACACTGGGGTGACATTTTAGTGTTGGCTGCATACTTCTGTGCAGTATTGTTGGTTGGAGTATGG AGCTTGTGTCGTAAGCAAAGGGGCACGGTGCGAAGCTACTTTTTGGCTGGAGGGTCAATGTCATGGATTCCA GTTGGGGCCTCGCTGTTTTCAAGCAACATAGGCAGTGAACATTTCATAGGCCTGGCGGGTACAGGAGCGGCCAGTGGATTTGCCATTGTTATTTACGAATGGCTG GCAATGCCGCTGCTGATTGTCCTCGGATGGATATTTGTGCCAGTGTATGTCTCAGCAGGG GTTTACACGATGCCCGAGTACATGGCCAAGAGGTTCGGAGGCCAGAGGATAAGGCTCTATCTCAGTGTGTTGGCTATGGTGTTGTACATTCTCACAAAACTGGCG GTGAGTATATTCGCGGGAGCTCTGTTTATTCAGCTATCCATGGGCTGGAACATGTACCTGTCAATAGCTGTTCTTCTGGTAGTTACAGGATTATTCACCATTCTAG GTGGCTTGTCTGCAGTTATCTATACAGACACCTTTCAAACAGTCGTTATGCTTATTGGTGCTTTAATTATGGCCGCCATAG GTTTTAACAAAATTGGAGGCTACTCAAATCTTCAACCACTGTACATGAACGCCACAGCGTCATTGCGGAACGCCAACAACACGTGCGGCAATCCACGTGACGACGCGTTTCACGTGCTGCGAGACGCAGTGACTTCGGATATCCCGTGGTTAGGCACAGTCTTACACATGTTGTTTGGATCCATGTGGTACTTCTGTTGTGACCAG GTGATAGTTCAGCGTTCTCTAGCAGCTCGTTCGCTGTCTCACGCAAAAGCTGGCTCTTTGTTGTGTGCCTATCTGAAGATACTGCCCATGTTCATCATGATCATGCCCGGTATGATATCTCGGATCCTGTACCCAG ACGAAATCGGATGTGTGCTGCCTGAGGAGTGCGAGCGCCACTGTGGTAACCCTGTCGGTTGCTCAAATATTGCCTACCCAAAACTTGTCCTGGAACTTTTGCCGGCTG GACTCCGTGGCCTGCTAGTGGCAGTTATGTTGTCAGCTATCATGTCCTCTCTGACCTCCATCTTCAACTCCGCATCCACCCTCTTTTCAATTGACATTTGGCCGCGCCTTCGAAAAGGAGCTTCACAGAGGGAACTGCTCATTGTCGGCAGGTGA